The following proteins are co-located in the Anomalospiza imberbis isolate Cuckoo-Finch-1a 21T00152 chromosome 1, ASM3175350v1, whole genome shotgun sequence genome:
- the CHRAC1 gene encoding chromatin accessibility complex protein 1, with the protein MAAARLSGTENRLVSLPLSRIRVIMKSSPEVSSINQDALFLTAKATELFVQYLATYSYKHGRGKEKNALTYTDLSHTAEECETFQFLADILPKKILASKYLKMLEKEKRDGEMREDDDEAEEEEDEDEAVGGGVGS; encoded by the exons ATGGCGGCGGCGCGGCTGAGCGGCACCGAGAACCGTCTGGTGTCGCTGCCCCTGTCGCGGATCCGCGTCATCATGAAGAGCTCCCCGGAGGTCTCCAGCATCAACCAGGACGCGCTGTTCCTCACCGCCAAGGCCACG gAGCTTTTTGTTCAGTATTTGGCTACATACTCCTACAAACAcggcagagggaaggagaagaatgCTCTGACTTACACTGACCTGTCTCATACAGCAGAAGAGTGTGAGACCTTTCAGTTCCTTGCAG ATATCTTGCCAAAGAAGATCCTAGCTAGCAAATACCTAAAAATGCTTGAAAAAGAGAAGCGAGATGGAGAAATGAGGGAAGACGATGATGAggctgaggaggaagaggatgaagATGAAGCTGTTGGTGGTGGTGTTGGATCTTAA